One window of Mucilaginibacter inviolabilis genomic DNA carries:
- a CDS encoding OsmC family protein, whose amino-acid sequence MPNKIELKRVHGDFGFEAVDAYGHTVKMDSSPETGGDNFGVRPMQILLMGLAGCSAIDVISILKKQRQEVKDYKMVVNGEREAGKEPSLWEDIEIEFHLYGDIDEDKAARAVELSLTKYCSVAATLGKAGAEIKSKVFVHSA is encoded by the coding sequence ATGCCTAATAAAATAGAACTTAAACGTGTACATGGTGATTTTGGGTTTGAAGCGGTTGATGCCTACGGCCATACCGTAAAAATGGATAGCAGCCCTGAGACCGGTGGTGATAATTTTGGTGTTCGCCCAATGCAGATACTTTTGATGGGCCTTGCAGGTTGTTCGGCCATTGATGTGATCAGCATCCTGAAAAAACAACGCCAGGAAGTAAAGGATTATAAAATGGTGGTTAACGGCGAACGTGAGGCAGGCAAAGAGCCCTCATTATGGGAGGATATTGAAATTGAATTTCATTTATACGGTGATATTGACGAGGATAAGGCCGCCCGCGCCGTTGAACTGTCGTTAACTAAATATTGCTCTGTAGCCGCCACCTTAGGTAAGGCAGGCGCCGAGATTAAGTCAAAAGTTTTTGTACATTCTGCTTAG
- a CDS encoding maleylpyruvate isomerase N-terminal domain-containing protein, whose protein sequence is MNPVPLPTIHLFPVLDQLLIELLKSLSPDDWSRPTVAKLWTVKDIAAHLLHGNVRTISSRQSFTGDTPPMINSYQDLVNFLNEQNAIWVKAMKQVSPDLLIQLLETTGTQFTDELALLDTFGVAKYAVAWAGEEQSANWFHIAREYTEKWHHQQQIRDAVNKPGIMHRELFYPCIATFMYALPHTYRNVQAPDNTLIEIAIESEAGGNWYLQKGRDKWGFVTKNNKVADSKVIIKPDIAWKLFTKAITPEIGIQNSILAGNRQLGEKIFDTIAVMA, encoded by the coding sequence ATGAACCCTGTACCTTTACCAACCATACATCTTTTTCCGGTACTGGATCAACTGCTTATTGAATTACTTAAATCTTTATCACCCGATGATTGGAGCAGGCCTACTGTAGCCAAACTTTGGACGGTAAAAGATATTGCTGCTCATCTTTTGCATGGCAACGTGCGTACTATCTCCTCGCGACAATCATTCACTGGAGATACACCGCCAATGATCAATAGTTACCAGGATCTGGTTAATTTTCTGAATGAGCAGAATGCGATCTGGGTAAAGGCTATGAAACAGGTAAGTCCCGATCTGCTCATACAGCTACTTGAAACAACAGGGACACAATTTACAGATGAATTAGCCTTGTTAGACACATTTGGCGTTGCTAAATACGCAGTGGCCTGGGCAGGAGAGGAGCAATCTGCCAATTGGTTCCATATAGCCAGGGAGTACACCGAAAAATGGCACCATCAACAACAAATACGCGATGCAGTAAACAAACCGGGCATTATGCACCGTGAACTCTTTTATCCGTGCATAGCCACTTTTATGTATGCTTTACCACATACTTATCGCAATGTGCAGGCACCAGATAACACTTTAATTGAAATAGCCATAGAAAGTGAAGCCGGCGGCAACTGGTATCTTCAAAAAGGTAGGGATAAGTGGGGCTTTGTCACTAAAAATAACAAAGTTGCTGATAGCAAAGTAATCATCAAGCCAGATATTGCCTGGAAACTTTTCACTAAGGCCATTACACCTGAAATTGGAATACAAAATTCCATACTAGCGGGTAATAGACAATTAGGAGAGAAAATATTTGATACGATTGCTGTGATGGCCTAA
- a CDS encoding DUF6089 family protein — protein MKSNLKKTTLLLTALMVGGKLFAQSPDTTASSYDYVKPFSGGNNFRTWSVGVHGGMLTPYTIFGTNGRQDFKNPTEQLGYGAYIKYQFLPSLGLQADFLRGKVKGNNSQPDATGKPAYSSFTTNINWSAGLSANITLANINWRHDKPFIQPYLTVGAGTMNYTPKITTPGGQETNFRTDGKASINEIYIPLGLGLKFDIAPGVNLDLGYQVNFVQSDNFDGYNYGSTNDRFSYAHIGLEFALGSRKKPQMATHNPVSSMRKEYLWENQQTKTALQQEIDAEKAKNDQLRNDLNTTNANLAKLTTDSDGDGVLDINDKCPNTPSGTKVDGSGCPLAKPVIVVTEEDRKVVKDAIKNLEFDLGKSTIREHSLPSLDRVANLLIEKNFSLKLAGHTDNTGSKDLNMRLSKDRAESIKSYLVSKGANASRIEATGYGQSQPIASNKTAAGRQANRRVEFTLY, from the coding sequence ATGAAATCAAATTTAAAAAAAACCACGCTGCTTTTAACAGCACTTATGGTAGGTGGTAAATTATTTGCCCAGTCACCTGACACAACAGCATCAAGCTATGATTACGTAAAGCCTTTTTCAGGCGGCAATAATTTCCGTACATGGTCTGTGGGTGTTCACGGAGGCATGTTAACCCCTTACACTATTTTTGGTACTAACGGAAGACAGGATTTTAAAAATCCAACCGAACAACTTGGGTATGGTGCCTATATCAAATACCAGTTTTTACCTTCATTAGGTTTACAAGCAGATTTCTTGCGCGGTAAAGTAAAAGGTAACAACAGCCAACCAGATGCAACAGGAAAACCTGCTTACAGTTCATTCACTACCAACATTAACTGGTCAGCTGGATTGAGCGCCAACATTACCCTGGCTAACATCAACTGGCGTCATGACAAACCATTTATCCAACCTTATTTAACCGTTGGTGCCGGTACTATGAATTATACACCAAAGATCACTACTCCTGGTGGCCAGGAAACCAACTTCAGGACCGATGGTAAGGCGTCTATTAACGAAATCTACATCCCATTGGGTCTTGGTTTGAAATTTGATATTGCCCCAGGTGTAAATCTTGACTTAGGTTACCAGGTTAACTTTGTACAATCTGACAATTTTGACGGTTACAATTATGGATCAACTAATGACAGATTTTCTTATGCACACATAGGTTTAGAATTTGCTTTGGGTAGCCGTAAAAAACCTCAAATGGCAACACACAACCCTGTATCATCAATGCGTAAGGAGTACTTATGGGAAAATCAACAAACCAAAACTGCATTACAACAAGAAATTGATGCAGAAAAAGCTAAAAACGACCAGTTAAGAAATGATTTGAACACTACTAATGCTAACCTTGCCAAATTAACAACTGATAGTGATGGCGATGGAGTACTGGATATTAATGATAAATGTCCAAACACACCTTCTGGTACTAAAGTAGATGGTTCTGGTTGTCCATTAGCTAAACCGGTTATTGTTGTAACTGAAGAAGACAGAAAAGTGGTTAAGGATGCGATCAAAAATCTGGAATTTGATTTAGGTAAATCAACCATCCGTGAGCACTCATTACCAAGCTTAGACAGAGTTGCCAACTTACTGATCGAGAAAAACTTCAGCTTAAAATTAGCAGGCCATACTGATAACACAGGTTCTAAAGATCTAAACATGAGATTATCAAAAGACCGTGCAGAATCAATCAAATCTTACTTAGTAAGCAAAGGTGCTAATGCATCACGTATTGAGGCTACAGGTTATGGTCAATCACAACCAATTGCATCTAACAAAACAGCTGCTGGCCGTCAGGCAAACCGCAGAGTTGAATTCACACTATATTAA
- a CDS encoding nucleoside recognition domain-containing protein: MVLNYIWIAFFLIAFVVAFIKLVFFGDAEAFKLLVDGIFSSSKSSVMDIALPLVGAMAFWLGILNIGEKAGAINFLSRIVGPFFSRLFPEVPRDHPATGQMLMNFSANLLGLDNAATPLGLKAMGSLQELNPDKESASNAQIMFLVLHTSGLQLLPVTIIAQRAILNAANPTDVFIPCIIATYVATVVGLLVVAVKQKINLLDRVIIAWLGGLTVFITLLVWCFTHYLTKGQISAVSNIGSNFLLFTIPVMFILGGLIKKVNVFDAFIEGAKSGFETSVKIIPYLVAMLVGISVFRSCGALDYMNDGLRWICTQFNLNTRFVDAMPVAYMKPLSGSGSKAMMINTMQTFGVDSFAGRLGCIFNGSADTTFYIVALYFGSVGIKRSRYAIPAGLIADFAGIIAAILVAYLFFG, translated from the coding sequence ATGGTCCTTAATTATATCTGGATAGCCTTTTTTTTGATAGCCTTTGTGGTTGCCTTTATCAAACTGGTGTTTTTTGGTGATGCAGAAGCATTTAAGTTATTGGTTGATGGTATATTCAGCTCGTCCAAATCATCGGTAATGGACATCGCTTTGCCTCTGGTTGGTGCAATGGCTTTTTGGCTGGGCATACTCAATATTGGTGAAAAAGCAGGTGCTATTAATTTTCTTTCGCGCATTGTAGGGCCATTCTTCAGCCGACTTTTTCCTGAAGTGCCGCGCGACCATCCCGCTACCGGTCAAATGCTCATGAACTTTTCGGCCAATTTACTAGGACTTGATAATGCCGCCACCCCACTAGGTTTAAAAGCTATGGGCAGCCTGCAGGAGTTAAACCCGGATAAAGAGTCGGCCTCTAATGCCCAGATCATGTTCCTGGTGCTGCACACCTCAGGTTTGCAATTATTACCGGTTACCATTATAGCCCAGCGGGCCATATTAAATGCGGCCAACCCTACCGATGTATTTATCCCTTGTATTATTGCCACTTATGTAGCCACTGTGGTTGGTTTGCTTGTAGTGGCTGTTAAACAGAAAATAAACCTGCTTGATAGGGTAATTATTGCCTGGCTTGGTGGTTTAACCGTTTTTATAACCTTGTTGGTTTGGTGCTTTACGCATTACTTAACTAAAGGGCAAATTAGTGCGGTATCCAACATCGGCAGCAATTTTTTGCTGTTTACTATACCAGTAATGTTTATTCTGGGCGGTCTGATTAAAAAGGTCAATGTGTTTGATGCTTTTATTGAGGGCGCCAAAAGTGGATTTGAAACTTCGGTAAAAATAATACCTTACCTGGTAGCCATGCTGGTAGGCATCAGCGTTTTTAGAAGCTGTGGCGCGCTGGATTATATGAACGACGGTTTGCGCTGGATATGTACGCAATTTAACTTAAACACACGTTTTGTAGATGCCATGCCCGTGGCTTATATGAAACCCCTGAGCGGATCGGGTTCCAAAGCCATGATGATCAATACTATGCAAACTTTTGGCGTGGATAGCTTTGCGGGGCGGTTAGGCTGCATATTCAACGGTTCGGCAGACACCACTTTCTATATAGTAGCGCTGTACTTTGGTTCTGTAGGTATTAAAAGATCGCGGTATGCCATCCCCGCAGGCCTCATAGCCGATTTTGCCGGTATCATTGCAGCTATATTGGTGGCCTACTTGTTTTTTGGTTAA
- a CDS encoding DinB family protein — protein MNHVVEELNTILNEFQDIKSQAIDWETRPASGKWSKKEILGHLIDSAQINLQRFIRCTYEENFRLTYEQDAWVTAQAYQSADIKDLTDLWTLLNKQIISVLKNYPLDRVDVRCDNSKLEPNLQTVTWLANDYVEHLKHHLKQITS, from the coding sequence ATGAACCACGTTGTAGAAGAATTAAACACTATCCTGAATGAGTTTCAGGATATAAAATCGCAGGCAATTGATTGGGAAACCAGGCCAGCATCCGGCAAGTGGTCAAAGAAAGAAATTCTGGGTCATTTGATCGATAGCGCGCAGATTAACCTGCAACGGTTTATACGCTGCACTTACGAAGAAAACTTCAGGCTCACCTATGAGCAGGATGCCTGGGTAACAGCACAAGCTTACCAGAGTGCTGATATTAAAGACCTGACAGATCTGTGGACTTTATTGAACAAACAGATCATTAGCGTACTAAAAAACTATCCGTTAGACAGGGTAGACGTCCGCTGCGATAACAGCAAGCTGGAACCCAACCTGCAAACGGTAACCTGGCTGGCTAATGATTATGTGGAGCATTTAAAGCATCACCTAAAACAGATCACGTCATAA
- a CDS encoding DUF3052 family protein has protein sequence MTGYSGTPLAKKLGIKPGFRIKLINAPDYYMGLFTDLPPELYFDDTPVLQKDFIHFFTLNKDELLIRLPLLKGQIKPDGMIWVSWPKKASKVITDVTEDLVRGTALKSGLVDIKICSVDETWSGLKLVIPVKDRQTST, from the coding sequence ATGACAGGATATTCAGGAACACCACTGGCAAAAAAACTGGGCATCAAACCAGGATTCAGAATTAAACTGATCAATGCCCCCGATTATTACATGGGCTTGTTTACCGACCTGCCCCCAGAGCTATATTTTGATGATACACCGGTTCTGCAAAAAGATTTTATACACTTTTTTACTTTGAATAAAGATGAGTTACTGATCAGGTTACCGTTGCTGAAGGGACAGATAAAACCGGATGGTATGATATGGGTTTCATGGCCCAAAAAAGCATCAAAAGTAATAACCGATGTAACCGAAGACCTGGTGAGAGGTACCGCTCTTAAAAGCGGGCTGGTTGATATTAAAATTTGCTCGGTGGATGAAACATGGTCGGGTTTAAAATTAGTAATACCCGTAAAAGACAGGCAAACATCAACTTAA